Proteins encoded together in one Thamnophis elegans isolate rThaEle1 chromosome 10, rThaEle1.pri, whole genome shotgun sequence window:
- the C10H3orf80 gene encoding uncharacterized membrane protein C3orf80 homolog, whose product MTGGGLPPGLLALGAVLLWQPCQGSCGAQKCAAQESCCSYGNATYAETKCCKLPFHTFLDNVGWFVRKLSGLLILLVLFAIGYFLQRIICPSPRRHGRRRRRPGQRGEEEEEEDEEEEEADYDDDDAEERDSLSRVTPLNGTAATSQDSLLDSRGREASLPPPLLHVVSPVFLQLPSYEEVKYLPTYEESMRLHQPLVLPVTSLAAGTSRGPAEPDRSARGS is encoded by the coding sequence atgacGGGCGGCGGCCTCCCCCCGGGGCTGCTGGCGCTGGGCGCCGTTTTGCTGTGGCAGCCTTGCCAAGGCAGCTGCGGCGCGCAGAAATGCGCCGCGCAGGAGAGCTGCTGCAGCTACGGCAACGCCACCTACGCGGAGACCAAGTGCTGCAAGCTGCCTTTCCACACGTTCCTGGACAACGTGGGTTGGTTCGTGCGGAAGCTCTCCGGGCTGCTCATCTTGCTGGTGCTTTTCGCCATCGGGTATTTCTTGCAGCGGATCATCTGCCCCAGCCCCCGCAGGCACGGGAGGCGACGCCGGCGCCCGGGACAAcgaggcgaggaggaggaggaggaagacgaggaagaggaggaggcggatTACGACGATGACGACGCGGAAGAGCGGGACTCGCTTTCCCGCGTCACCCCGCTGAATGGGACGGCCGCCACCTCGCAGGACTCGCTACTGGACAGCCGCGGCCGGGAGGCGTCCCTGCCGCCCCCTCTTCTGCACGTCGTCTCGCCCGTCTTTTTGCAGCTGCCCAGCTACGAAGAGGTGAAATATTTGCCCACTTACGAGGAATCCATGCGGCTCCATCAACCTCTGGTTCTGCCCGTCACCAGCCTGGCCGCCGGGACGAGCAGAGGCCCCGCGGAGCCGGATCGCTCGGCCAGAGGCAGCTGA